TAAGGTCTGAGATGGGGTCTGaattaaatttaaagggattctaccattaaaaacgttttttttctcattgacacgttggaatatccttaagaaaggctattcttctcctaccttcactCTGCCGTttagttaaaattccgtttttcgtcggtatgcgaatgagttctctcgcagcacttggggagagtcccagcgctcaaacagcacgggcgtccacaatgctgtgagagaactctccagtgccgcctccatcttcttctggaacgtcctcttcatgcgtcttcttttgGCACtgggggtcacacttgtacgcctgcgcagtcggctctgccatcgggccgaaGGCAGACCCGAAtgcacatgcccgtggccatgTTTTAGTGgccacttacgcgagcatgcATAGTACGCACTGTACTCCATTGAACTACAGGAGaaaactgcgcatgctcgcgtaagcggccataaaaacatggccgcgggcatgtgcattcGACTCAgcctgcggcccgatggcagagccgactgtgcaggcgtacaagtgtgacccccagcgctggaagaagacatatgaagaggacgttccagaggaagatggaggcagcactggagagttctcttgcagcattaggaaTGCCAGTGCAATTTGAGTGCTGAgacccgctcccagtgctgtgagagaactcattcgcataccaacgaaaaacgaaattttaaccgaatggcggggcaaagaagacatctaagggtaggagaagaacattACTACTTGCCTGGCCACTGGGGAGTATTAATACTTGACTtgaggccactggggaacattattaggtgtttgggggccactggggaattATTAGGTATCTTGGGCCCACATTGGAGAATTATTAGGTTCTGAGGAcgactggggagaattattaggATTTGGGGGCCACTAGAGAGCATTATTTATTTCTGAGGGCCACTAGGGAGTGTTATTTGGTTAGCTTGGTGAtggtaaaaggtgaatttttgtGTGTGCTGGGTGGAAAGTATATGATGTTGTAGCTTTGaggatgcattcacatggtgcagttacaattgcatcaaagttgcaaaagaaaaaaaaaaatccatacagTTTTGATGTGGTTCCAGTTGTAATttcaaaaaaacacatcaaaactgtagtttttttgttttttggtgaaAGTTATTTGGTAGGAATTCCccgaggaatttttttttccaggggtgccccgagtctgaaaaggttgggaaacactggtcTAATCTAATTAAACATGGGATCTGATAATTTGGAGCTAGTGTAGTTTCTCTATTGGTGGTTTAGGGTTGTTTCACACTAGCGCTtatattccgtccggaaggagtccgcatggacaccccccggatggaatacaatcacaattacaagcgatgtgctggcaaagcccattatagtctatggggtccgtgtgctttgccagcacatcgcttgtaattgcgattgtattccgtccgggggtctccatgcagattccttccggacagaatacaagcgctaatgtgaaccaaccctaacatgGGGAACCTAAAATCTGACAGAGTAAATCATGATTTAATAAAATGTTGCCTACCAGCTGACCTATGATAAGAGTGACTGACTATACATATTAGTCAATCGGAAAATGTTAAGTTAAACCTTTGGAAAATAATTTCTATTTCTAAAACTTGACCTTGAGCAAAACTGAACTTGTATTTAACCCCGCCTATACCCACAACACCTGGAAATACTCCCACTGTAAGTTAGACCTGCTTTAATAGTATATAAGGAGACGCCAACGACAGACCTGCACAGTGGATTTCTCAAGGAATCTTCACACAATGTTCAGGTTTCTCGTACTTGCTGCTCTTGTAATTTGCGGTAAGTTCTCCCATTCTTCGATGATACTTGTTCTCAGAAGAAATGTATTGCTAACTTGTAAGAGAAAGTAATACTGATGATACAATGTAGTTTTAACAACTTTTCTGATACATACATGTATTTACCTGGTTCTGTATTAGGTTTTCAGCACTTCATAGATACCATGCTGATAACTTAACAATATAATATGATTTCCAATATTTTGGCAAGCGGAAGTTTTTCCTCTTATTCACATGACCTCTGACTCTTGAAATGGTGGTGAACCATGTTAGATTTTGTTTGGCTATTCATTGTCTAAAATGATGTGTATGGCATAATCTGCTGATCATAACCAATCAGACATAactgtacatgtactgtataaaacCGAACCCCCAATCAGTCTGGCATGTTGATAGGCGATTGTACTATCTTGTATAGGACGTGTCTATGATCCAGTTTTTTAACAGTATTGAAAATTATCTACACCAATAATATTACGGATCTGATCTGACAATGTAAATGTACatcattattataattatttaagAAAATTATCAATATGTCTACTTCTTCTTGTCGAATGCTATACAAATACAACACATAATTTATTGTcttgtgcagatgtagcagagttaaagaTACATTTCTATAGAATATCTTACCAATAAAGACAACAAATGCCAAAGAAAAGTCTTTTAAGAAACCTTTTTCGATGACATTTTGGCTTAGGCTCCATGTTGCTATAAGGGCACTttatattgtagattttgctgtttttttaagccaaagacaagaatggctacaaaaagaatgggaaatatagagcaagtacttatacttctccctcctgctcaatccactcctggttatggtgcaaaaaatgctgtaaaagctgcaaaaaaaaagctacatttatgCAACATGGTTAATTGGCTTTTGTTGCCTTCTGTGATATCACGCTGACGCATTTTCCCCACACCATAAAGTCAGGTGAAGCATGCTATATCTGTACTAACTGTTGATCCAAACACCTCTCAGACATGTTAGACTGACCAATTGTTTTCGACATTTCTACATTTTTTAATATCGGTGTTATTCCACCCATAGGACAATGTCATAATGATGACATCCGCTATCTTGAAGATAATGAAAATGGACGTGTGGTAGGAGGAACTAACGCAGCAAAGGGAGCCTGGCCCTGGCAGGTCGGTGGTTACTTCTACGCAGTGAAAGACGTATTCTATATATAAGGGACTAGACTTAGTCCTGTGACTATAGATAGAATCAGTGTTTGAGATACTAATATTGTAATATGTACAATGGTGTCCGTTGATAATCCTTGTACTACAATTGCTCCTACCTTATTATTCTCATTCAGCAATGGAAAGAAATTCTTCATGCATTGACTTCCTAGTGAGCAGgaaagccaactaataagtggtgtaaagttagtaatacagtatagtaaTATGCAGGTTTATCAAGTAGTATCAGACTctttgataaatgtggcacaGCTTAAGATTGTCTAGTCTAAAATGTAGACGCTATTAGTAAATGTGTCCCTTATGTTATACCTGGTGCAGGGCAAGACACAGGCATTTCCTCTGTAGTGCTGTTTGCTCCGGCTCTATGGCCTGTACTAGGTATAATACACTGGCCCAGATCTACTAAGAGTGTAAACGTAGACGTGCAGTGTGAAACtacaacagatttatcacagtgactgaggtGAAACTAAAAGCACCAAATGTTCGCAAAACACTGGAAAAGCTAATTTAGTCATTAAGTGATAAAGTCATTTCTACTATTTTTGTCATTGGCGTCCTCCAGGTATCTCTTCAGTATCTGTCAGGCAGCAGCTGGTATCACACCTGTGGAGCTTCCCTCATCCGTGCTAACCGTGTCCTGACCGCTGCTCATTGTGTGGACAGGTAGTTTTTACTTCTGTATTattttctgtattatattatattctaatACCTTATATATTGAAGTAATGTCGGTAATCTCACCAAAAGTATTGGGAATACAATATTTATACTAAATATACAAAACCTTACAAAAGGCTaagactatattcacacaacagtgattaaTGGCCATGTGACGTCCATTTTTTAAATTCAATATCAGTGAATCCAGTGTCATGGCCGGTCACAATATAGGTTAGGTCCTATCTTTGTTCATTTTCACTGATCActccatacactcaaatataTTGAGGATCTGTGAAAAAAGGTCCCCCCGGGGTACAAGATGTCCATTTTTCACAATCTTTTTGCACCTCAACAATCTGAATATAtcttaaggcctcatgcacatgataaTAGTCTTAATCCataattgcagataaaagtaccaacccattcacttgtataggccCATACACATGTCCTTAGGTCTTGTGGCCATGTGTCCATGCCATATACGAGGACTGCAGATTCCTATCTTTTGCCTGTATTTGCAGCTCAGCTAAGTGTAGGGGATTATCCAATTCTTTTTGTGGATCCctgatacaaaaataaatacctgcctggctaggctctaactgaacatagaataggttacctcacctagaataacataaatcaaaagccagtagaataattcaggacaccgctccaaaaatatgacctctctgttggatctccagtcaagctctgcccaaagtctgctgctggagctggcttcttaagcctccttgatgagcagactctctctggaacatccccaaagtgtggactggaggggggtggaatgacaggtcccactaagaatcctaccttccattcctaaaaatccagcccagtaactggaactctgaaataaccctcagcagacagaattagcTTCTGAGAAAAAttatttctggagttttctcatctcacccacctgagtagtctggttgagatgtacaccccctccattatctggccGGCCATTGGCTCACAGTACCTAAATGACTTTTGATGTCGTGTCCCATGGCTTCATGTTGCTTTGAAAAATGACAGAACATTTAATACAGCCACTATATAAAACGTTCCATCTTGTCTTCTCTTACAGAACTGTTTCCTTCCGTGTGGCCCTTGGAGAACATAGTCTGAGCGCTAATGATGGCACTGAACAGTACATTTCCGTCTCCTCCATCAGAAAACATGCCAGCTGGAACACCAACAATGTTGCTGCTGGGTAAGACATCTTGAAGGATTTGGATCTCTACAGTTGCCAGAAATGTGGTTTTCAAGCTTTCACTACATGGACACATATttaaagtatatatttttttgtgttggtgaaaatttttgtaatatactttattatcctaTCTAATTTCCTTtccaatagaaaacaggctgtaacattctcctcAGCAGTCTTCATATTGAGCTGTTACTGAGGAAAGTCTGTCCATAGTTATATTGTAAAATATGTAGAGCTGACCAAAGGGAAGAATGGTTGCCTCAAATGGCTGTAGCTTTGGTTGTATGCCACTTAGAAAAATGGTTCTAAGCTTTCACGATGCCAGGAATAACATTTTTATATACAGCATGAACTGctgcaaattaaaggggtattccaatgaatataatcagatctatatttgtagataattaaaagttaaacatttttgcaaatataagtagttaaaaattctgcagagtttttaagattttctccATCTGTCTTAGTGGTgacgtctgttgtcttgatcggttgccaatggatatgaccacaatgcagaaactttctatggtctggaacttgtcaggaacccagctatgattctcttattgtagctgagttatcaggcagggataccacatgtatcagaagatatcccggccacaataaagaaatcatggctgattctctgaccttagaaagttcctgcattcattgtcgtatccactggcaaccgatcaagacaacaactgtGATCAGCCATTTGTACAATAATCCACCAGCACATGAGAAGCCATTTTATCTTTACTACTGTAAATATGGTCAGGATGTCTGAGACTAAAAATACATGCAGGATTACATGTGTATGACCTCCCCATACAGATATGATATTGCTATCCTGTGGCTGGCCTCCAGCGCTACCTTGAACAGTGCCGTGAAACTGGCTACTCTTCCAGCAAGTGGAGCTACCCTGGCCGACAAGTACAACTGTGTTGTTACAGGATGGGGAAGACTCAGCAGTAAGTtgtttgcacacagtattttccataGAGGCTTGCATGTGTTTTGTGAAAATTTTGTTAAATGTTGCTGTGTCTTGTCAAATACAAGATGAGAGGCCATTGTCCTTGCTGTATACGCCAATTACATGTCTCCTTGAGTCTGAGGTCCCACGTAGCGAATTGAAGCTAAAAAAATCCCCTGTTGTTCCCTGTATGTTCTTGATATGTTTTTCACTTTCACAGCTTTTTTGCCTCCCTTATTCAATCTATAGAGGAAACTTttgcaattctgcagctaaaattaacaatttgcgattttcaaaaatacacacattttcaaaaacgcagcttttctacaGATCTTTTTTTATCTACAATGTATGAATGAGATTACCCTGGAATCTCACTTATTTTGCTGGTACTGTCAATATGTAATCCTATAAAATCCGTCAGAAAGAAATTATGTTTATAATTCACAATAACTCGTTTTAACTTTATTATACTATTTCACCCACAAATCTAAATAATAAAACGCATATACACATATGGAAAGATTAAAATTGTATACAATGTATAACTTTCCATTATACAACCAGTAAAATTTATTTTCTGACACTTAACGctagggccccacgggatgtcccgcagcaataaagcgtttctgtcccatggggccccagccgtAAAGAGGTCTGGTCTCCTGTTTATCACCCTCATCTGTTAGATGAGAGAGAGTCACATTTTATTGCAATGATTGTAATAAAAGATCATTCTTTCTTTTACAGCCGGTGGATCTCTTGCCACTATTCTCCAACAAGCCACTCTGCCCGTTGTCGCCCATTCAACCTGCTCTCTGAGCTCCTGGTGGGGCAGCACTGTCAAGACCACCATGATCTGCGCTGGTGGAGATGGAGTCAAGTCTTCCTGCAATGTAAGCATTACCCATCACTCACAAATATTGTAAACAAGAGATACAATACTTGAATTCCCTGGGCTATATGTTGTCTGATGGCCCTATATGCCACTCTATTTAATTATACATTGTTCTGTGGAGAAGACATTAGTATTATCAAACAGACATTGTTATATTTGATCTATTGTGTATCTTAGGGTGATTCCGGTGGACCCCTCAACTGTTCTGTCAATGGTGTCTATCAAGTCCATGGTATTGTCAGCTTTGGATCTTCTCTTGGATGCAACTACTTCCAGAAACCATCCGTGTTTACCAAGGTCTCCTCTTACACCTCCTGGATCAACAGCGTAAGTGTTTTATATGATATGAGTGTTCTAGATTTTCCACCCACATTCACtcggtgccagaatcagcgccaacttcctccatgtgaatgccccctaaagtttATATTGATCTGATTTTAGATTTAGAACATCCGGGCTATAATCTAATAAATAGAAATGAAAAActtacaatctttttttttttttgcagaacatcTAAATGGATCCGTTCTATCTCCATGGAGGGAACCTGACAAAAGCTACAACATACAATCCATCTGTGTTGTGTAAAGAAAAACTTGCTAATAAAGAATTTAACTCCAGTCAATGCTTCGCTCTGTTTTTCTATATGTGATAAATGGGACTAAACACAGAACATTATGAAACGTTTATTGAATACAGATCTTTACCATTATGGTATCAAGAAGTTCACTGACCCCATTTGTTGCCCTCAGACCTTGGTCACATGTAGCATGTTGTACAAGTCCCTAGTATTCAGTGGTGTGTCTCCTCCAGCCCCTAGTGGTCAGAGATGCAGACACCTAATTCATGTAGTATAGCAGTTTGTTGCCCCCAAAAACATATTTGTTAAAACTCAGGACTGTCTTCTTGGAAGTAAGCCATTGCTCAGTCTACATATGCATAACTCTTACCATAATCACAACATATAATGAGCACAATGCTAGTAGTATTATGGCAAGTCTcatggatctttcatgtcctcggtcacatgtggttttatatatcaccagaaagcagacagcacacattgtgaggaaggcccccctgacagtattcatctatagactagtactgggggcgttcctcatagctcagagtCATCGCTGGGCtataaggaacgctccctctgacagttgagcgctatggacgagtactgtcagggagtgcgttcctcacagcccggcaagactgtcagaaacacctttctgacagtgggcggACATCGATAACAGTACCGATATCTCACCCCGGGAcagataatgggaaagccgacaatgcgctgaatgtatataaaaccgcatgtgcccaaggacatgaaaggtcctctttaagagggaaGGCCTCCAAAAGCTAATTTTGGACGACCACTTTAACAACAAATTCTAGAAATAAAGGTTTATCTACTTTGGCCATTGACTCCTCTCACAAATAGGTGATACAAcactacacaacaaaaaaaaaactttccgtggatatcttggtatacaataattGATCTCAGTCAACCCcaaacacccaccccaccccacctccccatatagcggtcaccaactaagaggaagatgagactccacggactgttataccccaaaccaccacccccatacccaccactcacccacccgaatccaactctccccccacacacacacactttactagctgtggcaatgccaaatatctattcggacatgccaataaagcttgtttgatttgatttgacatgCTGATTTCAAATATGCAAACAGTTTTTCTCTATCACCCTTCTTTCTTGAAATATCCACGATCTTAAATTTTGtatttcaattaattacttcaaaacataagaaatgtaatttttgtacaaaaacttgtattttaaaagttattgctaTATGAAACATAAACATAAACATGAACGTGGCTCTAGCTACTGAAattataaataacataattatataacaaaaattcactttgaagtctaatatctgtaaaatatgggcaaaaattcattaaacatgttcatggtttaaccccttaaggaccaggccattttttggtttcgcattttcgtttttccctcctcacatttcaagagccataactttttcatttttcagttcacagagtcacatgatggcttattgtttgcgggacaaattgtactttgtaatggcaccatttaatatgctgtgcaatgtactgggaagctggaaaaaaattcagaatgaggtgcaattggagaaaaaatgcatttgcgccattttcttatgggtttaatttttacagcgttcactgtttggtacaaatgacatgttacctgtgttctacgtgtcagtacaaacgcggtgataccaaatttatatactatttgaaatgttttgatacttttaaaaaaatgataaactttgcaaaatagaaaaaaaaaattgtgtcatcatgttctaacacctgtaactttttcatatttccatgtatggagctggttgtggtgtctttttatgcgggataagatgacgtttctattgataccatttggggaaagatctgatggtttgatcactttttattcaattttttataagaggcaaagtgttgaaaaaaacgctttttggctgtttttattttttttgccgctacgttgttcgcagtacgggataaatgttttaatattctaatagttcgggcattttggagcgcggggatacctaatatgtttatgtttaatgttctttaattacttttatagctaatctagggaaaggggggtgatttgaacttttatatttttttaatttttttaatacttttaaaaacttttttttttcttctgttacatttatgatcagaccccttaggtaccttgaaacctagggagtctgatcgctcatactattcactgcaatactacagtattgcagtgaataggaaaatcgcagcacttctattagacgatgcctctggcatcgtctaatagatctcatgcagagacaagcctggaagccttcaataggcttccggctgtcatagcaaccgatcaccgccctcatgtgacgttcaggagggcggcgatcggcaaaacatggcggcgcccatgccgccggcgccgtttacacactgcggtcacgtttgaccgcagtgtgtaaagggttaacagcagcgatcggctcgggcaccgaccgctgctgttagtggcaggtcctggctgtattatacagccggcatctgccgtgtatggagcgagctcagcgtgtgagctcgctccatacatccccatgcgacccatgacgtacagttacgtcaagggtcgctaaggggttaaatttcttggctgtggacttccgCTTATACTAATGAGTTAACAAATCACGCTGAAGCGTCCAACAGTAGCCTGCCATCATCGCTGCACTCCACCGACCCTGATAGTGTGACTCCATCACTGAAATGTCCTGGTGGAAGCGCTCGCCATGTTCATCGCTGACTGTGCCTAGGTTTTTTGGGAAGAAGTCCAGATGCGAGTCGAGTAAATGAATTTTTATAGACCTATTACAGCCAAGATGTTTGTACGCACTAATGCATTTTTTTACAACATTCACGTAGTCAGCACTTTTCTTATTTCCAAGGAAATTAATTACGACTGACTTGAATGCCACCCACGCATCGTTTTCAGCAGCACTTAGAATGTCTTGAAAGTTTTCATCAGCTATGGTTTCTTTTATTTTTGGACCTATGAATACACCTTCTTTTACC
This sequence is a window from Leptodactylus fuscus isolate aLepFus1 chromosome 2, aLepFus1.hap2, whole genome shotgun sequence. Protein-coding genes within it:
- the LOC142195837 gene encoding chymotrypsin-like elastase family member 1, whose protein sequence is MFRFLVLAALVICGQCHNDDIRYLEDNENGRVVGGTNAAKGAWPWQVSLQYLSGSSWYHTCGASLIRANRVLTAAHCVDRTVSFRVALGEHSLSANDGTEQYISVSSIRKHASWNTNNVAAGYDIAILWLASSATLNSAVKLATLPASGATLADKYNCVVTGWGRLSTGGSLATILQQATLPVVAHSTCSLSSWWGSTVKTTMICAGGDGVKSSCNGDSGGPLNCSVNGVYQVHGIVSFGSSLGCNYFQKPSVFTKVSSYTSWINSNI